ACCCTTGTGAAACTCTTGTGTTCTCGGATAAAGTACAAAGCCAAACAAAAATTTTCAGTAAAATATTTGGTGCGGCAAAATCAAAAAAAAGTTTAGACCAATTGAATGTTGCTATAGATAAATTCATAGCACGCAAAAAGGATATTGGTATTTATTCATTATCAAAAACATATGATGATGAACTTTTGTGGGCTCATTATGCGAATAATCATGAAGGGTTCTGTATTGAATATGATTTTAAAATCCTAATGAATAAAAACAAGTTTAGCGATTTTTATTCTTTTGATGTTGATTATTCTAAAAGACCTCCTCAAATAGACATAAATGATATTCTCTCAGATGAGAACAATAATCTATTAAAGAAAATAGCGGGTACAAAGTCCAAAAGGTGGTCTTACGAAAAGGAAATAAGGGTAATTGCCGATAAATTTGGAGTACATGATTATGACTATTCAGCGGTAAAAGCAATTTATTTTGGTTATAGAATACCTGAAAATAGTCAAGATAAAATAATGAAACGACTTGCTGGTCGTGATTTGAGATATTACCAAATCTTATTAGATGAAAAAACATACAAATTCACCAAAGAACAAATAACAGATAAATATTTAAATTCGAAAAAATACCTCTTTGAAATATATCGAAATGAAAAAGCGGATGATGTTGTTAGGTATGAAATCATCGAAACAAAATATCGTCAACCATATAATAAAGGTGAATTAACAATTCGATTGGATTGTAAAATTACTACAACTGAATTAGAGGATTTAGGACATCAATTGAAGGAAAAACTATTTAGAAGTGCGGAGGTACTTTATGTTTTCTATTACTTAGCTGAAACCGATATGCAAAATCGTGCTTGGGCAATAACTCATTTCGAAAATGATAAAAAAACAATATCAATTCAAGGTTTAACAATAGAAAAAGAGAATCGGTTTCTTGGGCAAATTGAGACAGATAAACGGGACATCATTGGTCAATGGATTGATGAAGAATATTTAAATTCATTAATGACTCTTTATAAAAAAGACAAAAAAATTTATCTAGAGACTTTGTATTCAGATGATAGTAATTCTAACAAAGAACAAAATTCAGAAACGGTGCAAGGTGGAATTAAATATGAAGATATACCGAATAAGCATGGAGAATATTTTATCGTAGATATTGATGGTGTTCTTAAATATTACTCTGAAGATGGTTTATTTAATACTATAAAAAAACAACCCGCTAAGCAGAA
This portion of the Bacteroidales bacterium genome encodes:
- a CDS encoding DUF2971 domain-containing protein is translated as MKVYKYRGAGKNLDRDLNSISKNYIYAPNAEKLNDPCETLVFSDKVQSQTKIFSKIFGAAKSKKSLDQLNVAIDKFIARKKDIGIYSLSKTYDDELLWAHYANNHEGFCIEYDFKILMNKNKFSDFYSFDVDYSKRPPQIDINDILSDENNNLLKKIAGTKSKRWSYEKEIRVIADKFGVHDYDYSAVKAIYFGYRIPENSQDKIMKRLAGRDLRYYQILLDEKTYKFTKEQITDKYLNSKKYLFEIYRNEKADDVVRYEIIETKYRQPYNKGELTIRLDCKITTTELEDLGHQLKEKLFRSAEVLYVFYYLAETDMQNRAWAITHFENDKKTISIQGLTIEKENRFLGQIETDKRDIIGQWIDEEYLNSLMTLYKKDKKIYLETLYSDDSNSNKEQNSETVQGGIKYEDIPNKHGEYFIVDIDGVLKYYSEDGLFNTIKKQPAKQNL